The Negativicutes bacterium DNA window CTATAACCAATGCGCAGATCCTCTTTCATTGCCTCATTGACCAGATAGGTTCCGCTGGCAATCGGTTTCATCATGCCACCGCGGCCAACAATCGCCACGAATTGCTGCAAAGCGAAGCCATTCTGCGTAAGGCAATTTTTTACAGCCTGGTAGCGGAATTGATACTGATCGATAATCAGCGGAAACGGCTGCAGCTGCTCCGCCGAGTGGCGCAGTGTCTCCTCCGCCAGCAGAGTCCGCTCGCGAAAAATACCAATTTTGGTTGAGGTGGAGCCGGGATTAATCGCCAGGATTAAATTCTTTTCCATCGGGTGCGCCTACTGCTCTTTCGCCAGATAAGAAGCAACCGCAATCGAACGGTATTTCGCTTCCGGAGTATCGGAGCGGGAGGTCAGGACAATCGGTTTTCTGGCACCGACAATGATTCCGGCTACTTTCGTATTGCCAAAATAAGACAAGGATTTGTACATGACGTTGCCGACTTCAATAAACGGCACTAAAATGATATCCGCCTGACCCGCCACCGGATCGCCGATTCCCTTATGTTGTGCTGCAGACGCTACCAAAGCAGCATCAAAAGCCAGCGGACCGCTGACCATGGCATCGCCAAATTCACCCGCCAGCGCCAGTTCGTGCAACTTTTCGGCATCGACTGTAGCGGGCATTTTGGGATTGACATGCTCAAAGGCAGTTAAAGGCACTGCCTTGGGTTGGCTGATGCCGAAACCACGCGCCACGGAGAAAACGTTCTTCAACATATCTACTTTTTGCTCCAGGGTAGGAGCAATCACCATACCGCCATCGGTCATAAAAATCAGCCGGTTCAGTCCGGGTATTTCCATGACCGCCACATGGCAGAGCAAATGATCTGTTCTTAAGCCAATTTGTTTGTCCAAAACCGCATGCAGTAAATTCGCAGTGTCGACGATCCCCTTCATCAGCATATGCGCTTTGCCGCTGGAGACCAGTTCCACGGCTTTGCGGGCGGCATCGATGTTGTCCACCGCATCAACAATTTCCATGCTTTGCAGGTTAAAACCGTGCGCTGCAGCGATCTGCAGGATTTCTTCCTTTTTGCCAACCAGGGTAGCATCCACCAGACCCGATTGTACGGCATGACAAACGGCCTCCAGCACATCTTCATCATGAGCTGCCGCAACCGCGATCTGACGCTTGGGCAACTGACTGATCCGCTCGAGTAATTCATCAAATGATTTGATCAAATTTCCCATCTCTCCTTATTTTTTTCTCTTTATAGACTCTATGATATTAATAAGTGCGAAGGATTTCCTCGCCCTTCAATACCCGAAAAGCACCTTCGGCCAGAGCACGCATCTCATCCTCCCCCGGGTAACGATAAACCGCTGCGATCCAGCTGACCAGTGCCTCGATAGCGCTGCACAGCTGTTCACTGTGCGCCATACCGCCCGTGAGCAAAATCGCGTCCACTTTCCCTTTCAGAGTGACCGCCATGGCGCCGATCTCCTTACCAATCTGATAAACCATGGCAGCATAAACTTCCGCGGCGCGGCGGTCGCCGGCTGCGATCCGCTGTTCGACCACGCGCAGATCGCCGGTTCCCAAATAGGCAATCAGGCCGGCTTTGCCATTGATCTTTTTAATCATTTCATTCTCGCCGTATTGACCGCTGTAACATAAACGGACCAGCGAATAAACCGGCAAGGTCCCGGCGCGTTCGGCCGAAAAGGGACCGTTCTGATTGGCATTGTTGACATCAATCATCCGGCCGCCTGTAATGGGAGCAATGGAAAAACCGCCGCC harbors:
- a CDS encoding bifunctional enoyl-CoA hydratase/phosphate acetyltransferase, which produces MIKSFDELLERISQLPKRQIAVAAAHDEDVLEAVCHAVQSGLVDATLVGKKEEILQIAAAHGFNLQSMEIVDAVDNIDAARKAVELVSSGKAHMLMKGIVDTANLLHAVLDKQIGLRTDHLLCHVAVMEIPGLNRLIFMTDGGMVIAPTLEQKVDMLKNVFSVARGFGISQPKAVPLTAFEHVNPKMPATVDAEKLHELALAGEFGDAMVSGPLAFDAALVASAAQHKGIGDPVAGQADIILVPFIEVGNVMYKSLSYFGNTKVAGIIVGARKPIVLTSRSDTPEAKYRSIAVASYLAKEQ